The genomic segment CTCTCGGCGCCCGGCTCGGCCATCAACACCACGCAGACCTGGCTGCCGGGCGCCCCGGTCGCCGAGGCCGGCTATCAGCTCCCGGCCGGCTACTCGATGCTGCAGGGCACCTCGATGGCGTCCCCGCAGGCCGCGGGCGCCTCGGCGCTGCTGCTCTCCGCCGCCAAGCGCGAGAAGATCGACCTGACCCCGGCGAAGCTGCGCACCGCGCTGACCTCGACCGCGGACCGCATCCGCGGCGAGCAGGCGTACGCGCAGGGCACCGGCCTCATCGACGTCGTGGACGCCTGGGAGGCCATCGAGGACGGTGCGAAGGCCCACGAGTACACGGTGAAGGCCCCGGTCGACACCGCTCTGGAGCAGGAGCTGAAGAAGCCCGGCACCGGCATCTACGACCGTGAGGGCGGTCTGAAGACCGGCGAGAAGCGGACGTACGACGTCACGGTCACCCGCACCTCGGGCCCGGACCGCGGCGTCCGCCACGAGCTGGACCTGGTCAACAACCACGAGTCCACCTTCAAGCTGCTCGGCGACGACGAGATCACGCTGCCGCTGAACAAGCCGGTGACCGTCAAGGTCCAGGCGAAGGCCAAGTCGGCCGGTCTGCACAGCGCCGTCCTGACCGTCGACGACGAGCGCACCGAGGGCATCGACCAGCAGATCATGTCGACGGTCGTCGTCTCGGCGCCGCTCGCCAAGCCTTCGTACACCTTCTCGGCGTCCGACTCCACGCAGCGCAACACCCCGAAGTCGTACTTCGTGACGGTCCCCAAGGGCGCCAAGTCCCTTGAGGTCTCCCTCGGCGGCCTGAAGGACAAGAGCCAGACCCGCTTCATCGCGGTGCACCCGTACGGCGTCCCGGTCGACTCGACCTCGTCGATCGTCTGCTACCCGAACTACGAGAACCCGGCCAACACCTGCCGTCCGGACCTGCGCGCGTACGCGGAGCCGCAGGCCGGTGTCTGGGAGATCGAGGTCGAGTCGCGCCGTACGTCGCCGCTGCTCGACAACCCGTACAAGCTGAACGTCGCCGCGCTCGGTGTCGACTTCGACCCGGCCGTGCAGAAGCTGCCCGAGGCGAAGGTCGGCACGCCGGCGCCCGTCTCCTGGAAGGCCACGAACAACTTCGCGGCCGTCGACGGGAAGCTGAAGGGCGGCTCGCTCGGCTCGTCCAAGTCGGCCCGTCCCAGCATCAAGCAGGGTGAGAAGCAGACCACCGAGGTCGTCGTGCCCGCGGGTGCGGAGCGCCTCGACGTCGCCATCGGCTCACCCGCGGACATCGCCGCGGACCTGGACCTCGCCGTGAAGAAGGACGGCGTGGTCGTGGGCTCGTCGGCGGAGGGCGACTCGGAGGAGTCGGTCAGCCTGAAGAAGCCGGCCGCCGGTACGTACACGATCGAGGTGACGGGCTACTCGGTGCCGTCCGGCACGACCGCGTACGACTACCGCGACGTCTTCTTCTCGGGCGCGCTCGGCCAGGTCACCGTCGACGAGTCGAAGACGGTGAAGCTCGCCAACGGCGCGTCGGCGCAGGTCGACGCCAAGGTCGAGGCGAAGGCCCCGGCCGCGGAGGGCCGTGAGCTGTTCGGCGAGGTGTCCCTGCTGAACGCGGGCGGCACGGTCGCGGGCAGCGGCAGCGTGAAGGTGGAGAAGGTCACGCCGTAACGGACCGCCGCTTCCTTCGAGGCGCCGGACGGGCTCAGCGATGAGTCCGTCCGGCGCTTTTCCGTCTCCGGGTCCCGCTCCCGGTCAGCCGTCGCATTTGATCTTCTTCGAGGCGGGCAGGGCCTTGAGGATCATCGTGCGCAGTCGGTCGCGTTCCTGGCCGACGGCCCAGTTGGCGGGCTCCGCGGAACCCTCGTCGATGGTGATCAGGACGCGGTCGCCCTTCTTCAGGCGGGGGTCCACGTCATGGTCCATGGGGAAGGTGACCGTGGGTTTGCCGGAGCCGGGCTTCAGGTAGCGCGTGACGTCGACCGTGATCCGGTCCTGGAGTCCGCCCGGCACCGGGTCGACCGCCGTGACCGTGCCCTCCACGATGAGCCGTGAGCACGCCACGAACCCCTCGGCGCTCAGATCCGCGTCCGCGTTCCCCTCCGGCCTGCTCTTGGCGCCCGAGCCCGTGTCCGCCTTGTCCGCGTCGCCCGCCCCCTGCCCCGCGTCCACCGCGAGCCAGGCGAGCCCCCCGACCATGGCGGCGGCCACCGTGGCCGCGACCGCGCCGAGCGCGACCGTGAAGCGGTGGCGGGCCGCCCCGCGCGGGGGCCGGAGCGGCACCACCGGATCCGGCGCGACCCCGGCTCCGTCGGCGGCCAGCGCGTCGCCGACCTCCCCCAGCCGCTCCCGCAGCAGCGCCACGTCCGCCACGGCCGCCGCATGAGCCGCGGCGAAGGCCGGGTCGCGCAGTGCCTCGTCCGGCACAGGGTCGTCGGTGATCGCCGTCATCAGCGCGTCGAACTCCTGGTCCCGCACGTCACACCACCTCCCCTTCGTGCAGCCGCGCCCGCAGGAGCCGTACCGCCGTGTGCAGTCTGCTCTTGACCGTTCCCTCCGGAATGCCCAGTTCGTCCGCTATCGCGCGTACCGGAAGATCCGCGTAGAAGCGCAACACCACCACCTGCCGCTGCGCGTCCGGCAGCGCGCCGAGCCCCTCGGCGACCGCCAGCGAGGTGGCCCGCTTCTCCGCGCCGTCCTCGTCGGTCGCCTCGCGCCACAGCACCTGGAGCCGCTCCCCCAGCCGCTCCTGCCTGCGCCGCGCCCGGTGCCAGTCCATGGCCAGGTTGGAGGCGACGACGGCCGCCCACGCGGACACGTCACGCGGTGCCTCCCTGCCGTCCGCGGCCCGCTCCAGGAGCTTCAGCCTGACCTGCTGCACCCCGTCGGACAGGTCGGCGTGCGGCACCCCGCCCAGCGCGAGCACCGCACGGACCCGGTCCTCCTGGGCCGCGTCCAGCGGGTCCGCTCCCCCGGCGCCCGTCGGCGCGCGGCGCGCTTTCCTGCGCAGCAATGTGCCCCTCCCGTCCCCGCGTTTCCCCTACGACGCCCGGGGCGCCCGAAAGGTTCACGGCCGCGCCCGGCAAATGTGGCGTCCCGCACCTCGGACAATGGATTGGACAACGCGGCACTGGAGAGACGCATGATGGAGCCACCCCCCACAGACCGGCCGAGGTCACGAGGCCGCACGCACATATGGAGGAAGTCCCTGTGAAGGTCGGAATCGTCGGAGCCACCGGTCAGGTCGGCAAGGTCATGCGCAAGATCCTCGCCGAGCGTGAGTTCCCGGCCGACGAGCTGCGCCTCTTCGCCTCGGCCCGCAGCGCGGGCAAGGTCATCGACGGCGTGACGGTCGAGGACGCCTCCACGGCCGACTACACGGGCCTGGACATCGTCCTGTTCTCCGCGGGCGGCGCCACGTCCAAGGCCCTCGCCGAGAAGGTCGCCTCGCAGGGCGCCGTCGTGATCGACAACTCCTCCGCCTGGCGCCGGCACCCCGAGGTCCCCCTCGTGGTCTCCGAGGTCAACCCGCACGCGATCAAGGACCGCCCCAAGGGCATCATCGCGAACCCGAACTGCACGACGATGGCCGCGATGCCCGTCCTGAAGCCGCTGCACGCCGAGGCGGGCCTCGAAGCGCTCGTCGTCGCCACCTACCAGGCGGTCTCCGGCTCCGGTCTCGCCGGTGTCGAGGAGCTGTACCAGCAGGTCGCGAAGGTCGGCGAGGACGCCCCCAAGCTCACGCACGACGGTTCGGCGGTCGACTTCCCCGAGCCCGACAAGTACGTCGCGCCGATCGCGTACAACGTCCTGCCGATGGCGGGCTCCGTCGTCGACGACGGCCTGAACGAGACGGACGAGGAGCAGAAGCTCCGCCACGAGTCCCGCAAGATCCTGGAGATCCCCGGGCTGAAGGTCTCCGGCACCTGCGTGCGCGTCCCGGTCTTCACCGGCCACTCCCTCCAGGTCAACGCCCGTTTCGCGCGTCCGCTGAGCCCCGAGCGCGCCACCGAGCTCCTTGAGGCCGCCGAGGGCGTCGTCGTCACGGAGGTGCCCACGCCACTGGTCGCCGCCGGCAAGGACGACTCGTTCGTGGGCCGCATCCGCAAGGACGAGACGGTCGAGAACGGCCTGGCGTTCTTCATCTCCGACGACAACCTCCGCAAGGGCGCCGCGCTGAACGCCGTCCAGATCGCGGAGCTGGTCGCGGCGGAGCTCAAGGGCTAGTCGCTGTACGCACGCCCGACGGGGGCGGTCACCTTTCGCGGGTGGCCGCCTCCTTCGTGACCGTCCCCTTCGCGCACGCCACGGCCACCAGCGAGAGCCCCGCGAGGCCGCCGCCCAGCCAGAGCACGGCGCCGGCCCCGCGGCTGTCCGCGACCCTGCCGCCCGCGAAGGCGCCGAGCGCGATCGCCACGTTGAAGACGCCCGCGAAGAGCGCCGACGCCGCCTCGCGGGCGTGCGGCGCCGCGTCCATCACCCAGTTCTGCGCGGAGACCGAGACCCCTCCGTACGCCAGGCCCCACGCCACGAGCAGCGCCACCGACGCGGCGAGCGACGCGCCCGCGGGCACCATGAGCAGCACCACGGCGGCGAGCCCCGCGCAGATCGCGAGGAGCGCCCTGCGCGGGTCGCGGGCCGCGACGGCGCCGCCCGCGAAGTTGCCGACGATGCCGGCCGTCCCATAGGCGAGGAGGAGCCCGCTGATCAGGCCCGCGCCGATGCCGGGCACCCGCTCAAGGACCGGC from the Streptomyces venezuelae genome contains:
- a CDS encoding S8 family serine peptidase yields the protein MPRSSSSARRAPRLAIAVGLTAALCATGAAPLAFAADETPVPAPKSAGGKLGSADADLLADAKADGEKTVTMMVATAPGATEQVADQLDGVKGGSVGRTYDKLGYVRATVPTAKADAAIESAAKLSSVHAIDLRHEIELDDPTPAADRAKGAKAGAKGTYPGPDKTTPADNPYNPSAETGAVDFVKKHRKADGRGVTIGILDSGVDLGHPALKKTTTGERKITDWVTATDPIVDADGTWRRMTNPVTGPVFTWNGETWKAPAGSFQVNRFLESATTGGDAKGDINRDGDTTDSWGVLYDPAAGTVRVDLNNNKDFTDDEPMKPYKDDHQVAYFGKDDPATDVVERVPFVVEIRKDVPTDPYGGDWVGKKADFVNIGVIESEHGTHVAGITAANGLFGGKMNGAAPGAKLVSSRACTWTGGCTNVALTEGMIDLVTQRGVDIVNMSIGGLPALNDGNNARAELYKRLIDTYGVQLVISAGNSGPGANTIGDPGLADKVISVGAAISKETWAANYGSQVERPYAMMPFSSRGPREDGGFAPILSAPGSAINTTQTWLPGAPVAEAGYQLPAGYSMLQGTSMASPQAAGASALLLSAAKREKIDLTPAKLRTALTSTADRIRGEQAYAQGTGLIDVVDAWEAIEDGAKAHEYTVKAPVDTALEQELKKPGTGIYDREGGLKTGEKRTYDVTVTRTSGPDRGVRHELDLVNNHESTFKLLGDDEITLPLNKPVTVKVQAKAKSAGLHSAVLTVDDERTEGIDQQIMSTVVVSAPLAKPSYTFSASDSTQRNTPKSYFVTVPKGAKSLEVSLGGLKDKSQTRFIAVHPYGVPVDSTSSIVCYPNYENPANTCRPDLRAYAEPQAGVWEIEVESRRTSPLLDNPYKLNVAALGVDFDPAVQKLPEAKVGTPAPVSWKATNNFAAVDGKLKGGSLGSSKSARPSIKQGEKQTTEVVVPAGAERLDVAIGSPADIAADLDLAVKKDGVVVGSSAEGDSEESVSLKKPAAGTYTIEVTGYSVPSGTTAYDYRDVFFSGALGQVTVDESKTVKLANGASAQVDAKVEAKAPAAEGRELFGEVSLLNAGGTVAGSGSVKVEKVTP
- a CDS encoding RNA polymerase sigma factor; its protein translation is MLRRKARRAPTGAGGADPLDAAQEDRVRAVLALGGVPHADLSDGVQQVRLKLLERAADGREAPRDVSAWAAVVASNLAMDWHRARRRQERLGERLQVLWREATDEDGAEKRATSLAVAEGLGALPDAQRQVVVLRFYADLPVRAIADELGIPEGTVKSRLHTAVRLLRARLHEGEVV
- a CDS encoding aspartate-semialdehyde dehydrogenase, whose protein sequence is MKVGIVGATGQVGKVMRKILAEREFPADELRLFASARSAGKVIDGVTVEDASTADYTGLDIVLFSAGGATSKALAEKVASQGAVVIDNSSAWRRHPEVPLVVSEVNPHAIKDRPKGIIANPNCTTMAAMPVLKPLHAEAGLEALVVATYQAVSGSGLAGVEELYQQVAKVGEDAPKLTHDGSAVDFPEPDKYVAPIAYNVLPMAGSVVDDGLNETDEEQKLRHESRKILEIPGLKVSGTCVRVPVFTGHSLQVNARFARPLSPERATELLEAAEGVVVTEVPTPLVAAGKDDSFVGRIRKDETVENGLAFFISDDNLRKGAALNAVQIAELVAAELKG